The following proteins are encoded in a genomic region of Oryza brachyantha chromosome 11, ObraRS2, whole genome shotgun sequence:
- the LOC102721882 gene encoding receptor kinase-like protein Xa21 produces MFNGLNSKYEHLQTILPPQRPFPTFVEARSQLILAEINKGSSNLSTISSIALIAATGGGNRSGTGGMNPAHSTGFGNPNQGGSSTQGGSGNNKNRCCRKSRNGGDNNNGNGSTTQGTDSQGTATLFCFSLLLFCSDALVSPESSSSSATAKADELALLSFKSVLTSSEGLLASWNKSSHYCSWPGVACSRRHPERVISLRLGSSGLSGHLSPFLGNLSFLKVLDVHDNLLVGQIPPELGLLSRLRLLNLSTNSLQGNIPVALVGCTNLTMLHLSDNRFQGEFPTEIGASLKSLVLLNVEKNGFSGEIPSSLANLPLLEELNLRVNRFSGEIPAALGNLTNLWILGLDYNRLSGAIPSSLGKLSGLSRLTLSSNNLTGLIPSSIWNVSSLRAFTVQQNSLSGTIPPNAFDNLPSLQLVGIDHNKFHGSIPASIGNASNLWLIQLGANLLSGIVPPEIGGLRNLKFLQLSETLLEARYPNDWKFITALTNCSQFKRMYLSSCNFGGVLPDSLSNLSNSLTHLYLDTNKISGSIPKDIDNLISLQELNLDNNYFTGDLPSSIGRLQNLQLLSTANNKIGGSIPLTLGNLTELNILQLKENAFSGSIPNIFRNLTNLLTLSLASNNFTGQIPSEVFSIVSLSEGLDISNNKLEGSIPQQIGNLKNLVLLDARSNKISGEIPSTLGDCQFLQNIYLQNNMLSGSVPSLLSQLKGLQTLDLSSNNLSGQIPTFLSNFSMLSYVNLSFNDFVGEVPTLGVFSNVSAISVQGNGKLCGGVPDLHLPRCPSQAPRKRRKFLVIPIVVSLVATVLLVLLFYKLLALCKKIKTMMPSTTSMEGHPLISYSKLARATNSFSETNLLGSGSFGTVYRGELNNQAGQSKDIIAVKVLKLQTPGALKSFRAECEALRSLRHRNLVKIITACSSIDSTGNDFKAIVFDFMPNGSLEDWLHPHTDNPEYLNLLERVSILLDVAHALDYLHCHGPTPVVHCDLKPSNVLLDADMIAHVGDFGLAKILVDGNPSLQQSRSSVGFRGTIGYAPPEYGAGNMVSTHGDIYSYGILVLETITGKRPTDNKFTQGLSLREYVELGLHGKLMEVVDTQLLGLENELHAADDSSYRGTIDCLVSLLRLGLSCSQEMPSNRMSTGDITKELNAIKQSLL; encoded by the exons ATGTTCAACGGTTTAAACTCTAAATATGAACATCTCCAAACTATTCTTCCTCCGCAACGTCCCTTCCCGACGTTCGTCGAAGCTCGAAGTCAGCTCATTCTCGCCGAGATCAACAAGggctcctccaacctctccaCCATCTCCTCCATTGCCCTCATTGCTGCTACCGGTGGTGGGAATCGCAGTGGCACCGGTGGCATGAACCCGGCGCACTCCACAGGGTTTGGGAACCCAAATCAAGGTGGCAGTAGCACACAAGGTGGCAGCGGCAACAACAAAAATCGGTGCTGCCGCAAGTCACGCAACGGCGGCGACAACAACAACGGCAATGGCAGCACCACTCAAGGCACCGACAGCCAAG GAACAGCCACATTATTCTGCTTCTCACTGCTGCTTTTCTGCTCTGATGCTCTGGTGTCTCcagagagcagcagcagcagtgccaCTGCCAAAGCCGATGAGCTTGCTCTGCTCTCCTTCAAGTCAGTGCTCACATCATCCGAGGGCTTGCTGGCATCATGGAACAAGTCCAGCCACTACTGCAGCTGGCCAGGAGTAGCCTGCAGCCGGCGGCACCCTGAGAGGGTCATCTCACTGAGGCTGGGCTCTTCTGGCCTCTCTGGGCACCTCTCACCATTTCTGGGCAACCTGTCCTTTCTCAAGGTCCTGGATGTTCATGACAACCTCCTAGTTGGGCAGATACCTCCTGAGCTTGGCCTTCTCAGCAGGCTAAGGCTGCTTAACCTGAGCACAAACTCTCTCCAAGGTAACATTCCTGTGGCTCTGGTAGGTTGCACCAATCTCACCATGCTTCACCTGAGTGACAACCGGTTTCAAGGTGAGTTCCCCACGGAGATCGGTGCCAGCCTGAAAAGCCTTGTTCTTTTGAATGTCGAGAAGAATGGTTTCTCTGGAGAGATCCCAAGCTCATTGGCCAATTTGCCTTTGCTCGAAGAGCTGAATTTGAGAGTCAATAGATTCTCTGGTGAGATACCAGCTGCCTTGGGCAATCTCACCAACCTCTGGATTCTTGGTCTCGACTACAACAGGTTGTCTGGTGCTATACCTTCATCTTTAGGAAAGTTGTCTGGTTTATCTAGGCTCACATTAAGCTCTAACAATTTAACTGGGTTGATACCCAGTTCTATCTGGAACGTGTCATCTCTACGGGCATTCACTGTCCAGCAAAATTCGCTAAGTGGAACCATTCCTCCAAATGCATTCGATAATCTTCCCAGCCTCCAGCTTGTAGGAATTGATCACAACAAGTTCCATGGCAGTATCCCGGCATCAATTGGTAATGCTTCTAATCTGTGGCTGATTCAGCTTGGTGCCAACTTGTTAAGCGGCATTGTTCCTCCAGAGATTGGAGGCTTAAGAAATCTAAAGTTTCTACAGCTTTCAGAAACATTGCTTGAAGCTAGATATCCAAATGATTGGAAATTCATAACTGCATTGACAAACTGTTCCCAGTTTAAAAGGATGTACTTGAGTAGTTGCAACTTTGGAGGAGTCCTTCCTGATTCACTTTCCAATTTGTCCAACTCTTTGACACATCTCTACCTTGACACAAACAAAATTTCTGGAAGCATACCAAAAGATATTGATAACCTCATCAGCTTACAAGAACTTAATCTTGATAACAACTATTTCACTGGAGATCTTCCCTCCTCCATAGGTAGGCTTCAAAATCTGCAGCTTCTCTCCACAGCAAACAACAAAATTGGTGGGTCCATTCCATTGACACTAGGTAATCTAACggaactaaatattttacaactcAAAGAAAATGCTTTTAGCGGTAGCATACCAAACATTTTTAGAAACCTCACAAACTTGTTGACACTAAGCCTAGCCAGCAATAACTTTACTGGTCAAATTCCAAGCGAGGTATTCAGCATTGTCAGTCTCTCTGAAGGTTTGGATATTTCCAATAACAAATTGGAGGGATCAATACCACAACAAATTGGAAATCTGAAAAATCTTGTACTGTTAGATGCCAggtcaaataaaatatcagGTGAAATTCCTAGTACCCTTGGTGACTGTCAATTTCTCCAGAATATCTATCTCCAAAATAACATGTTAAGTGGTAGTGTTCCATCACTCCTGAGTCAACTGAAAGGCTTGCAAACCCTTGATCTTTCAAGTAACAATTTGTCTGGTCAGATCCCCACATTCCTATCAAACTTTAGCATGCTCAGCTATGTCAACCTTTCGTTCAATGACTTTGTTGGAGAAGTACCTACGCTTGGTGTCTTCTCAAATGTTTCTGCAATTTCAGTTCAAGGGAATGGCAAACTTTGTGGTGGCGTGCCTGATCTACATTTGCCTAGATGCCCATCACAAGCACCACGCAAAAGGCGAAAATTTCTGGTTATTCCTATTGTTGTGTCTCTTGTTGCAACGGTACTCCTGGTTTTATTGTTCTACAAGCTTCTGGCTCTgtgcaagaaaataaaaacaatgatgCCATCAACCACATCCATGGAAGGCCATCCTTTGATCTCTTACTCAAAGTTGGCAAGGGCAACAAACAGTTTCTCAGAAACCAATTTGTTGGGATCAGGATCATTTGGTACTGTTTATAGAGGAGAATTAAACAACCAAGCTGGTCAAAGTAAAGATATTATTGCCGTGAAAGTTCTGAAACTTCAAACTCCTGGAGCACTCAAGAGTTTCAGAGCTGAATGTGAAGCACTGCGAAGCCTACGGCACCGGAATCTTGTCAAGATAATTACAGCTTGCTCAAGCATTGACAGCACCGGCAATGACTTCAAAGCAATTGTGTTTGACTTCATGCCTAATGGTAGCTTAGAAGACTGGTTGCATCCTCACACAGATAACCCAGAGTACTTAAATCTTCTCGAGAGAGTTAGCATACTACTTGATGTGGCACATGCGCTGGATTATCTACATTGCCATGGACCAACACCTGTTGTACATTGTGACCTGAAACCAAGCAATGTGCTTCTAGATGCTGATATGATAGCACATGTTGGAGACTTCGGACTTGCTAAAATTCTTGTTGATGGCAACCCATCGCTCCAACAGTCTAGAAGCTCAGTGGGATTTAGAGGGACAATTGGTTATGCTCCTCCAG AGTATGGAGCTGGAAATATGGTATCAACTCATGGAGATATTTACAGCTATGGAATTCTCGTGTTAGAAACGATAACCGGGAAGAGGCCTACTGACAACAAGTTCACACAAGGATTGAGCCTTCGTGAGTACGTTGAACTGGGCCTGCACGGTAAACTGATGGAAGTTGTTGACACTCAACTTTTGGGCCTTGAGAATGAGCTTCATGCTGCGGATGATTCTTCATACAGAGGAACGATTGATTGCCTGGTTTCACTACTCAGGCTTGGATTGTCTTGCTCTCAGGAAATGCCATCAAATAGGATGTCAACCGGAGATATTACCAAGGAACTGAATGCCATCAAACAATCTCTCTTGTAG
- the LOC102722442 gene encoding receptor kinase-like protein Xa21, whose translation MARAVAFLCFLLLSLSSQALASSPPPTMSSNTTTVAADELALLSFKSMLSSPATSPLASWNASTPYCSWPGVACSRRHPERVTALRVGSFNLSGQISPVLANLSFLRELDLSENQLTGEVPPELGRLGRLESLNLAANTLQGTLPMAIGNCTNLVVLDLSSNQLHGDIPSTVGAKMENLYVLDLRRNGFSGEIPPSLAGLPSLEFLLLYSNRLSGEVPAALSNLSSSLTHLDLDTNTLSGAIPSSLGSLSSLIWLTVANNNLSGTIPASIWKNMSSLWGLHVQQNSLAGEIPPGAFSGMPELRSVAMDNNRFHGRLPASLANASSVSSLQLGFNPFCGAIPPELGTLARLKRLLLAYTLLEAKEPRDWGFMTALTNCSHLEILELAAGKFGGVLPESVSNLSASLQTLSLQYNTISGSIPRDIGNIISLESLTLDDNSFTGTLPSSLGRSQNLNTLSVPKNKISGLIPLAIGNLTELSSLELQGNAFSGEIPSTIANLTNLLTLNLARNNFTGSIPRSLFNIISLSKILDLSHNNLEGSIPQEIGHLINLVEFHAESNKLSGEIPPSLGECQLLQNFYLQNNFINGTIPSVLSQLKGLENLDLSNNKLSGQIPSLLGNISMLSYLNLSFNNFVGEVPIFGVFSNITTISIQGNDKLCGGIPTLHLPPCSSGLREKRHKFLVIPIVVISLVAILVIFSLLYKYLSRRKKNKTQTPSTTSMEGHPLISFSQLARATEWFSTTNLLGSGTFGSVYKGKLVSQTDESAEYIAVKVLKLQTPGALKSFVAECEALRNLRHRNLVKIITACSSIDARGYDFKAIVFDFMPNGSLEDWLHPEPVDQTAMKCLGLLQRVTILLDVAYALDYLHCHGPAPVVHCDIKSSNVLLDADMVAHVGDFGLAKILTKGCSSPQQSTSSLGFRGTIGYAAPEYGAGNMVSTHGDIYSYGILVLETLTGKRPTDSRFRQGLSLRVYVEQALHDKVIDIIDWELTSELEGERETMDDFSYKRKIDCLISLIRLGISCSHELPLSRMQSTDIVNELQSIKESLLREYSIGDGSYINVTSE comes from the exons ATGGCTAGAGCAGTAGCATTCCTCTGCTTCTTGCTGTTATCCCTCTCCTCCCAAGCTCTGGcttcgtctcctcctcctacgATGAGCAGCAACACGACGACAGtggccgccgacgagctcgcGTTGCTCTCCTTCAAGTCGATGCTCTCTAGCCCAGCCACCTCGCCGCTGGCCTCATGGAACGCGTCCACCCCCTACTGCAGCTGGCCGGGCGTCGCCTGCAGCCGTCGCCACCCGGAGCGCGTCACGGCGCTGCGCGTGGGCTCCTTCAACCTGTCCGGCCAAATCTCGCCGGTCTTGGCCAACCTGTCCTTCCTCAGGGAGCTGGACCTCTCAGAAAACCAGCTCACCGGCGAGGTGCCGCCGGAGCTCGGTCGTCTCGGCAGGCTCGAGTCCCTCAACCTGGCAGCGAATACTCTCCAAGGCACCCTTCCCATGGCCATCGGGAACTGCACAAATCTCGTGGTTCTTGACCTGAGCAGCAACCAGCTCCACGGCGACATCCCTTCCACAGTTGGCGCCAAAATGGAGAACCTCTACGTGCTGGACCTCCGGCGAAACGGCTTCTCCGGCGAGATCCCTCCGTCGCTAGCCGGGCTGCCGTCTCTGGAGTTCTTGCTGCTGTACAGCAACAGGTTGTCCGGTGAGGTACCAGCTGCGCTGAGCAACCTGTCGTCCAGCCTCACGCATCTTGATCTTGACACCAACACGCTGTCCGGAGCCATCCCTTCGTCTCTGGGCTCATTATCCAGCTTGATATGGCTCACCGTGGCCAACAACAACTTGAGTGGAACCATCCCTGCATCCATTTGGAAGAACATGTCATCTCTCTGGGGGCTTCATGTCCAGCAGAACAGTCTGGCCGGAGAGATTCCTCCAGGTGCATTCAGCGGCATGCCGGAGCTCCGGTCAGTCGCCATGGACAACAACCGGTTCCATGGCCGTCTCCCAGCCTCGCTAGCAAACGCTTCCTCCGTGTCATCGCTTCAGCTTGGGTTTAACCCTTTCTGCGGCGCTATCCCTCCTGAGCTTGGAACGTTAGCGAGACTGAAACGGCTACTCCTGGCTTACACGTTGCTCGAAGCTAAAGAACCTAGAGACTGGGGATTCATGACTGCGCTGACAAATTGCTCCCACCTGGAAATCTTGGAATTGGCAGCCGGTAAGTTTGGAGGTGTTCTTCCTGAATCAGTCTCCAATCTTTCTGCCTCGTTGCAGACTCTTTCCCTTCAGTACAACACAATATCAGGAAgtatacctcgagatattggTAATATCATTAGCCTAGAATCTCTTACACTAGATGACAACTCTTTCACAGGAACACTTCCTTCATCTTTGGGTAGGTCCCAAAATCTCaatactctctctgttccgAAGAACAAGATTAGTGGGTTAATCCCACTGGCCATAGGAAATCTTACTGAACTCAGTAGCTTAGAACTCCAAGGAAACGCATTTAGCGGTGAAATACCAAGCACGATTGCAAACCTTACAAATTTGTTGACATTAAACCTTGCAAGGAATAATTTTACAGGTTCGATTCCTAGAAGTTTGTTCAACATCATCAGTCTCTCGAAAATTTTGGATCTGTCCCACAACAACTTGGAGGGATCAATACCACAAGAAATTGGTCATCTAATAAATCTTGTAGAATTCCATGCAGAGTCAAACAAATTGTCAGGAGAAATCCCTCCTTCCCTAGGAGAATGCCAACTTCTCCAGAACTTTTATCTCCAGAATAACTTCATAAACGGTACAATCCCATCTGTCCTGAGTCAGCTAAAAGGTCTAGAAAATCTTGACCTCTCAAACAATAAGCTGTCAGGTCAAATTCCCAGCTTGTTAGGGAACATCAGCATGCTTAGTTATCTAAATCTTTCGTTCAACAATTTTGTCGGTGAAGTGCCAATTTTTGGTGTTTTCTCAAACATTACTACAATCTCAATCCAAGGCAATGACAAACTTTGTGGTGGCATACCTACTCTGCATCTGCCTCCATGTTCATCAGGATTACGAGAGAAAAGGCATAAATTTCTAGTAATTCCTATAGTCGTCATTTCTCTTGTTGCAATACTAGTCATTTTTTCGTTGCTCTACAAGTATCTTTCTCGGcgcaagaaaaataaaacacaaaccccatcaacaacttcaatgGAAGGGCATCCATTGATATCTTTTTCGCAGTTGGCTAGAGCAACAGAGTGGTTCTCCACAACCAATTTGTTGGGTTCAGGGACATTTGGATCTGTATACAAAGGAAAGTTGGTCAGCCAAACTGATGAAAGTGCAGAGTATATTGCTGTGAAGGTACTGAAACTTCAAACTCCAGGGGCACTCAAGAGTTTCGTCGCAGAATGCGAAGCACTGCGAAATCTACGACACCGAAACCTCGTCAAGATCATTACAGCATGCTCAAGCATTGATGCCAGAGGGTATGACTTCAAGGCGATCGTGTTTGACTTCATGCCTAATGGTAGTTTAGAAGATTGGCTGCATCCTGAACCGGTTGACCAAACAGCAATGAAATGCTTGGGTCTTCTCCAGAGAGTGACCATTCTACTCGATGTGGCTTATGCACTGGATTATCTCCATTGTCATGGTCCTGCTCCTGTTGTGCACTGTGATATTAAATCAAGTAATGTGCTCTTGGATGCTGACATGGTAGCCCATGTTGGAGACTTTGGCCTAGCTAAGATTCTTACTAAAGGATGCTCATCTCCCCAACAATCAACCAGCTCGTTGGGATTCAGAGGGACAATTGGTTATGCTGCTCCAG AGTATGGCGCTGGAAACATGGTATCAACACATGGGGATATCTACAGCTATGGAATTCTTGTGTTAGAAACATTAACTGGGAAGAGACCTACTGACAGCAGGTTCAGACAAGGGTTGAGCCTTCGTGTATATGTTGAGCAAGCTCTCCATGACAAGGTGATAGACATCATTGACTGGGAGTTGACTTCGGAGCTGGAGGGTGAACGCGAAACCATGGATGATTTTTCATACAAGAGAAAGATTGATTGCCTCATTTCCCTTATTAGACTTGGAATATCCTGCTCTCATGAATTGCCACTGAGCAGAATGCAGAGCACAGACATTGTCAATGAATTGCAGTCCATCAAAGAATCTCTCTTGAGAGAATATAGCATCGGAGATGGAAGTTATATCAATGTTACATCAGAATGA